One segment of Gasterosteus aculeatus chromosome 3, fGasAcu3.hap1.1, whole genome shotgun sequence DNA contains the following:
- the gpr160 gene encoding putative G-protein coupled receptor 160 has translation MIVSITCILLGLGGKCLLDWVLVFLQRTHICQGFLGVFAVSLAVVDTVLTLFVATLHAHGYVALPGLTLTRYHACLLVQIFGQICSALQWPVAFVAGLDHFSMVTRSQPVAGRARSVVWVLVTGLLWYLAAVYVFLLSDFTPVMEDVPHNRISQCWVFPNTQTLQVSAVLLLTLGIGAWRAGRGALLSSDVPGKGPITDERKAPSRRDVAHQAVHAFLDTWAPFLLFLAVLFLLPVGLPAHLCLNTGWLCFLNSLLIATVLCAVCPVSWITQGPAAVPPDSFSEWRFRFVLRTEGERHRANTELEAH, from the coding sequence ATGATCGTCTCCATCACTTGTATCCTGCTCGGTCTGGGAGGAAAATGCCTCCTCGACTGGGTTCTGGTGTTTCTCCAGCGGACCCACATCTGCCAAGGCTTTCTGGGAGTTTTCGCCGTCTCCCTGGCTGTCGTGGACACCGTCCTGACCCTCTTCGTCGCCACCCTGCACGCGCATGGATACGTCGCCCTCCCGGGCTTGACTTTGACCAGGTATCACGCGTGCCTGCTGGTCCAAATCTTCGGACAAATCTGCAGTGCTCTTCAGTGGCCCGTTGCGTTCGTGGCCGGGTTGGACCACTTCTCCATGGTCACTCGGTCACAACCAGTCGCTGGCAGGGCCAGATCAGTCGTTTGGGTGCTCGTGACCGGCCTGCTGTGGTACCTCGCGGCCGTCTACGTCTTCCTGCTGTCTGACTTCACTCCCGTCATGGAGGACGTGCCTCACAATCGGATAAGCCAGTGCTGGGTTTTCCCCAACACTCAGACCCTGCAGGTGTCGGCGGTGCTCCTCCTGACGCTGGGCATCGGAGCGTGGCGCGCAGGGCGCGGCGCGCTATTATCGAGCGATGTGCCTGGGAAAGGCCCGATTACGGACGAGCGCAAAGCTCCCTCCAGGAGAGACGTTGCCCACCAGGCCGTGCACGCATTTCTGGACACGTGGGCCCCATTCCTGTTGTTTCTGGCCGTGCTCTTCCTGCTCCCCGTGGGACTACCGGCACACCTGTGCCTGAACACCGGCTGGCTCTGCTTCCTCAACAGCCTCCTGATAGCGACCGTTTTATGCGCGGTCTGTCCAGTCTCGTGGATAACGCAGGGACCGGCGGCGGTGCCTCCGGACAGCTTCTCAGAGTGGAGATTTCGGTTTGTTTTGAGGACAGAAGGTGAACGGCACCGGGCCAATACAGAACTCGAGGCTCATTAG
- the nadkb gene encoding NAD kinase b isoform X1: MENSVADPPSLPDRVAGQTAATSGQLSDSARSSRRRGHLDKSPRRRRKATGSRRRRAGDGQLLSEIERRRLPGQREHLEASGSASDTAESSPKRRAHFLHGPYPATHFGPKACILPNPTSVMHIQDPASQRLTWNKPPANVLVIRKIRDESLVEPFKELCRFLVEEKQMMVYVERRVADDATLSKDEAFGSIRNQLCTFREGFDDISECIDLIICLGGDGTLLYASSLFQGSVPPVMAFHLGSLGFLTPFKFESYKTEVAKVFEGNAAITLRSRLKVKVVKDMLQRTGQQQQEHNGLLPHGHANNEAGKVTLQLQVLNEVVVDRGPSSYLSNVDLYLDGRLITSVQGDGVIVSTPTGSTAYATAAGASMIHPNVPAIMVTPICPHSLSFRPIVVPAGVELMITLSPDARNTAWVSFDGRKRQEIQHGDCIKITTSCYPVPSICCHDLVYDWFESLAQCLHWNVRKRQERLADVSDSSDTEN; this comes from the exons ATGGAGAACTCTGTGGCGGATCCACCGTCGCTGCCGGACAGAGTCGCGGGCCAAACCGCGGCGACCTCCGGTCAGCTGTCCGACTCTGCCAGGTCCTCCAGGCGACGGGGTCACCTGGACAAGTCTCCAAGGAGACGGCGGAAGGCAACGGGGTCGCGGCGACGGCGGGCCGGCGACGGGCAGCTGCTCTCGGAGATTGAGCGCCGCAGGTTGCCTGGCCAACGTGAGCACTTGGAGGCCTCTGGCTCGGCGAGCGACACGGCGGAAAGCTCTCCTAAGAG GAGAGCCCACTTTCTACATGGACCGTATCCAGCCACTCACTTCGGACCCAAAGCCTGTATTCTTCCCAACCCGACTTCAGTCAT gcaCATCCAGGACCCGGCCAGCCAGCGGCTCACCTGGAATAAACCGCCCGCCAACGTGCTCGTCATCCGGAAGATCCGGGATGAGAGCCTCGTCGAGCCTTTCAAAGAGCTCTGCAGGTTTCTAGTGGAG GAGAAGCAGATGATGGTGTACGTGGAGCGCAGGGTCGCAGACGATGCTACGCTGTCAAAGGACGAGGCCTTTGGCTCCATCCGCAACCAGCTCTGCACCTTCAGGGAAG GTTTTGATGATATCTCTGAGTGCATAGACCTGATCATCTGTCTGGGTGGAGATGGGACTCTGCTCTAcgcctcctctctcttccaG GGCAGCGTCCCCCCGGTCATGGCGTTTCACCTCGGATCTCTGGGTTTCTTGACGCCCTTCAAATTTGAGTCCTACAAAACCGAAGTGGCCAAAGTGTTTGAAG GCAACGCCGCCATCACTCTGCGCAGTCGTCTCAAAGTGAAGGTGGTGAAGGACATGCTTCAGAGGACaggccagcagcagcaagaaCACAATGGACTGCTTCCTCATGGACACGCCAACAACGAGGCGGGAAAGGTCACCCTGCAGCTACAG GTGTTGAATGAGGTGGTGGTGGATCGAGGCCCGTCCTCCTACCTGTCCAATGTGGACTTGTACCTCGACGGGCGGCTCATCACCTCCGTGCAGGGAGACG gtGTGATTGTGTCCACGCCTACAGGCAGCACGGCGTATGCAACCGCAGCAGGAGCCTCCATGATCCACCCCAACGTACCCGCCATCATGGTCACCCCCATCTGCCCACACTCGCTCTCCTTCAGGCCCATCGTTGTGCCGGCTGGGGTGGAGCTCATG ATCACCTTGTCCCCCGATGCCAGAAACACCGCCTGGGTGTCGTTCGACGGCAGGAAGAGACAGGAGATCCAGCACGGAGACTG CATCAAAATTACAACGTCTTGTTACCCGGTGCCCTCCATCTGCTGCCATGACCTCGTGTACGACTGGTTCGAAAGCCTGGCTCAGTGTTTGCACTGGAACGTACGCAAGAGGCAGGAGCGACTGGCAGACGTCTCCGACTCCTCAGACACCGAAAACTGA
- the nadkb gene encoding NAD kinase b isoform X2 produces the protein MPVIRHAREERDRHIQDPASQRLTWNKPPANVLVIRKIRDESLVEPFKELCRFLVEEKQMMVYVERRVADDATLSKDEAFGSIRNQLCTFREGFDDISECIDLIICLGGDGTLLYASSLFQGSVPPVMAFHLGSLGFLTPFKFESYKTEVAKVFEGNAAITLRSRLKVKVVKDMLQRTGQQQQEHNGLLPHGHANNEAGKVTLQLQVLNEVVVDRGPSSYLSNVDLYLDGRLITSVQGDGVIVSTPTGSTAYATAAGASMIHPNVPAIMVTPICPHSLSFRPIVVPAGVELMITLSPDARNTAWVSFDGRKRQEIQHGDCIKITTSCYPVPSICCHDLVYDWFESLAQCLHWNVRKRQERLADVSDSSDTEN, from the exons ATGCCCGTGATCCGCCACgcaagggaggagagagaccg gcaCATCCAGGACCCGGCCAGCCAGCGGCTCACCTGGAATAAACCGCCCGCCAACGTGCTCGTCATCCGGAAGATCCGGGATGAGAGCCTCGTCGAGCCTTTCAAAGAGCTCTGCAGGTTTCTAGTGGAG GAGAAGCAGATGATGGTGTACGTGGAGCGCAGGGTCGCAGACGATGCTACGCTGTCAAAGGACGAGGCCTTTGGCTCCATCCGCAACCAGCTCTGCACCTTCAGGGAAG GTTTTGATGATATCTCTGAGTGCATAGACCTGATCATCTGTCTGGGTGGAGATGGGACTCTGCTCTAcgcctcctctctcttccaG GGCAGCGTCCCCCCGGTCATGGCGTTTCACCTCGGATCTCTGGGTTTCTTGACGCCCTTCAAATTTGAGTCCTACAAAACCGAAGTGGCCAAAGTGTTTGAAG GCAACGCCGCCATCACTCTGCGCAGTCGTCTCAAAGTGAAGGTGGTGAAGGACATGCTTCAGAGGACaggccagcagcagcaagaaCACAATGGACTGCTTCCTCATGGACACGCCAACAACGAGGCGGGAAAGGTCACCCTGCAGCTACAG GTGTTGAATGAGGTGGTGGTGGATCGAGGCCCGTCCTCCTACCTGTCCAATGTGGACTTGTACCTCGACGGGCGGCTCATCACCTCCGTGCAGGGAGACG gtGTGATTGTGTCCACGCCTACAGGCAGCACGGCGTATGCAACCGCAGCAGGAGCCTCCATGATCCACCCCAACGTACCCGCCATCATGGTCACCCCCATCTGCCCACACTCGCTCTCCTTCAGGCCCATCGTTGTGCCGGCTGGGGTGGAGCTCATG ATCACCTTGTCCCCCGATGCCAGAAACACCGCCTGGGTGTCGTTCGACGGCAGGAAGAGACAGGAGATCCAGCACGGAGACTG CATCAAAATTACAACGTCTTGTTACCCGGTGCCCTCCATCTGCTGCCATGACCTCGTGTACGACTGGTTCGAAAGCCTGGCTCAGTGTTTGCACTGGAACGTACGCAAGAGGCAGGAGCGACTGGCAGACGTCTCCGACTCCTCAGACACCGAAAACTGA
- the sec62 gene encoding translocation protein SEC62 — protein MAERRRHKKRTQEVSEPTKEEKAVAKYLRFNCPTKSTNMVGHRVDYFIASKAVDCLLDSKWAKAKKGEEAVFTTRESVVDYCNRLLKKQFFHRALKVMKKKNEKDAKKEKEKTKADSGKEEEKKGKKDKEKKKEPEAAETKKEKSDDSPGTPKKKKKEVKKKFKLELHEEHEQLFLDGNEVFVWIYDPVHFKTFAMGLILVIAVIAATLFPLWPAEMRVGVYYLSVAAGCFVASILLLAVARCILFLIIWVVTGGRHHFWFLPNLTADVGFIDSFRPLYTHDYKGPRGGNKKGSDKTDEKDNDGNKAQKSDSEEKSDSEKKDGEEEEEEEEEEEEEQQQQQQRKEAGKTKEAEGEATGRHSDTDSDRREDEGSQHSNGNDFEMITREELEQHTEEEEEEEEEEEEEGGEEEEEEEEEESPQSQERKKGGESETKPQTAET, from the exons ATGGCGGAGCGCAGGAGGCACAAGAAGCGGACCCAG GAGGTGAGCGAACCCACCAAAGAGGAGAAGGCGGTGGCCAAGTACCTCCGATTCAACTGCCCGACCAAGTCCACCAACATGGTGGGCCACCGAGTCGACTACTTCATTG CCTCCAAGGCGGTGGACTGTCTGCTGGACTCCAAGTGGGCCAAGGCTAagaagggagaggaggcggTGTTCACCACCAGGGAGTCTGTTGTGGATTATTGTAACAG ACTCCTAAAGAAGCAGTTCTTCCACCGGGCTCTCAaagtgatgaagaaaaaaaacgagaaagacgccaagaaggagaaggagaagaccaAGGCCGACAGtggcaaagaggaggagaaaaaagggaagaaggacaaagaaaagaagaaggagccGGAGGCCGCTGAAACCAAGAAAGAGAAAAGT GACGACAGCCCTGGAAcccccaagaagaagaagaaggaggtgaagaagaagttTAAACTGGAGCTTCATGAGGAGCACGAGCAGCTGTTTCTGGACGGAAACGAG gtgtttgtgtggattTACGATCCCGTTCATTTCAAGACGTTCGCCATGGGACTGATACTCg TCATTGCAGTGATCGCAGCCACACTCTTCCCACTGTGGCCAGCAGAAATGCGTGTAGGAGTTTACTATCTGAGTGTTGCGGCCGGCTGCTTTGTGGCCAGTATATTGCTTCTTGCTGTCG CCCGTTGCATCCTCTTCCTGATCATCTGGGTCGTGACCGGCGGGCGCCACCACTTCTGGTTCCTCCCCAACCTGACGGCAGACGTCGGTTTCATCGACTCGTTCCGGCCGCTCTACACCCACGACTACAAAGGGCCGCGAGGCGGCAACAAGAAGGGCTCCGACAAGACGGACGAGAAGGACAACGACGGCAACAAGGCTCAGAAGTCCGACAGCGAGGAAAAGTCCGACAGCGAGAAGAAGgacggcgaagaggaggaggaggaggaagaggaggaggaggaggagcagcagcagcagcagcagcgaaaAGAGGCCGGGAAGACTAAAGAAGCAGAGGGGGAGGCGACGGGCCGCCACTCAGACACAGACAGCGACCGCCGGGAGGACGAAGGCTCGCAGCACAGCAACGGAAACGACTTTGAGATGATCACCAGGGAGGAGCTAGAGCAgcacacggaggaggaggaggaggaggaggaggaggaagaagaagaagggggggaggaggaggaggaggaggaggaggaggagtcgccGCAGTCGCAGGAGAGGAAAAAAGGGGGTGAGAGTGAGACTAAACCCCAGACTGCTGAAACATAA
- the samd7 gene encoding sterile alpha motif domain-containing protein 7, whose translation MTPREQLRKMTALGEQGALDEKHWYRLVNGMSAGELRQRQEMIMRNQMAMAPQILSQGQQRLQGVPAQFEPRFMEREMVPPSEMVASDGRQMHMSPHLGPPLPPHANMLPGRAFPGQAGYGFLPSEPMETVARRQEFIHKQNIARMEMNAILHQKELENAHQKGLMGMDNPMAYSSNPMAFRGRQRMPDGHDVFVHRPTMDELHSNSILMSASPYPPISTLHRERGRRAGRRPNVSKSTESHVSHLKGQTEDKGVEQSPGAASGEEKEAEAKGDMGEECPVGKPHHQAKMDAELSAGSRKNYKEGEAGLRKACANSQDGSEAANSGANDKDLSNQCSAFQEKFMYPPTGGALTGMPYMFPVPGNGFLPPGPPTLFLNNDEASEDIRKWTVNDVYNFINSVPTCSEYAQMFKDHMIDGETLPLLSEEHLLDTLGLKLGPALKIRSQVSRRLGNMVYMMNLPLSTSTLQPTAEKPADRSSEIGSPVNCNSEEMMASPRDPDILKSTEHLHDTENNSPPSASSETA comes from the exons ATGACCCCGCGAGAGCAGCTGAGGAAGATGACGGCGCTGGGAGAGCAAGGGGCTTTGGATGAGAAGCATTGGTACCGTCTGGTCAACGGCATGTCAGCTGGAG AGCTGAGGCAGAGGCAAGAGATGATAATGAGGAACCAGATGGCCATGGCTCCACAGATCCTCTCCCAGGGCCAGCAGAGGTTACAGGGGGTCCCGGCGCAGTTCGAACCTCGCTTCATGGAGAG AGAGATGGTTCCTCCCTCCGAGATGGTAGCGTCCGATGGAAGACAAATGCACATGAGCCCTCACCTTGGTCCACCTCTGCCTCCCCATGCCAATATGCTTCCTGGGAGAGCATTCCCTGGACAAG ccGGCTACGGCTTCTTGCCCTCGGAGCCCATGGAAACAGTTGCCCGGCGACAGGAGTTCATTCACAAGCAAAATATAGCCAG AATGGAGATGAATGCCATCCTGCAccagaaggagctggagaaTGCCCACCAGAAGGGGCTCATGGGAATGGACAATCCCATGGCGTACTCCTCCAACCCGATGGCGTTCAGAGGCCGTCAGCGCATGCCGGACGGCCATGACGTCTTCGTCCACCGTCCCACCATGGACGAACTGCACTCCAACAGCATCCTGATGTCGGCCAGCCCTTACCCACCAATCAGCACGctgcacagggagagggggCGCAGGGCCGGCAGGAGGCCGAACGTCAGCAAGAGCACAGAGAGCCACGTGTCGCACCTGAAGGGCCAAACTGAAGACAAAGGGGTGGAGCAGAGCCCGGGAGCCGCGTcgggggaggagaaagaggcggAGGCAAAGGGGGACATGGGAGAGGAGTGTCCCGTCGGCAAGCCGCATCATCAAGCGAAGATGGACGCTGAACTCtctgcaggaagcaggaagaactacaaagagggggaggcggggctgCGCAAAGCCTGCGCGAACAGTCAGGATGGGTCGGAGGCGGCCAACAGCGGTGCAAATGATAAGGACTTATCCAACCAATGTTCGGCTTTCCAGGAGAAATTCATGTACCCCCCGACTGGTGGAGCGCTCACAGGCATGCCCTACATGTTCCCAGTCCCAGGAAACGGTTTCCTTCCCCCTG GTCCACCCACTCTCTTTCTCAACAATGATGAGGCGTCCGAAGACATAAGGAAGTGGACAGTGAATGACGTGTACAACTTTATCAACAGCGTACCCACTTGTTCAGAATATGCCCAG ATGTTCAAAGACCACATGATTGATGGGGAGACGCTGCCCCTCCTGTCAGAGGAGCACCTGCTGGACACGCTGGGACTCAAGCTGGGACCAGCTCTTAAGATCCGCTCACAG GTGTCCAGGCGTCTGGGCAACATGGTGTACATGATGAACCtgcccctctccacctccacacTGCAGCCCACTGCTGAAAAGCCAGCGGACCGCTCATCAGAGATTGGTTCCCCTGTGAACTGCAACAGCGAGGAGATGATGGCGAGTCCAAGGGACCCTGATATCCTCAAGTCCACCGAGCACCTACACGATACAGAAAACAATTCCCCTCCATCGGCCAGCAGTGAGACAGCCTGA
- the LOC120816266 gene encoding apolipoprotein D, with amino-acid sequence MKAVQVIFLALLSVLAANAQVIMPGKCPQPAVQENFDTARYLGKWYEIQRLPHAFQYGDCSTATYSLQSPGVVGVLNRELLANGAIDSISGSATAKDASEPAKLLVSFFENAPPAPYWVLSTDYDSYTLVYSCTDLELLHVDFAWIMSRQPTLPKETLEELRSQLAAIGVKVDKLLTTNQDAAYCSTMNQ; translated from the exons ATGAAAGCCGTCCAGGTGATTTTTCTCGCTCTGCTGTCCGTTCTGGCGGCAAACGCTCAGGTCATCATGCCGGGAAAATGCCCCCAGCCTGCTGTTCAAGAGAACTTTGACACTGCCAGG TATCTGGGTAAGTGGTATGAAATCCAGCGGCTGCCACATGCCTTCCAGTACGGCGACTGCTCCACTGCCACCTACAGCCTGCAGAGCCCCGGAGTCGTTGGTGTCCTCAACCGCGAGCTGCT tgCTAATGGGGCCATAGACTCCATTAGTGGCTCTGCCACAGCAAAGGATGCCTCTGAGCCTGCCAAGCTGCTCGTCTCCTTCTTTGAGA ACGCTCCCCCCGCTCCTTACTGGGTGCTTTCCACCGACTACGACAGCTACACTCTGGTCTACAGCTGCACCGACCTCGAGTTGCTGCACGTGGACTTTGCCTGGATAATGAGCAGGCAGCCCACGCTGCCCAAGGAGACCCTGGAGGAGCTGCGGAGCCAGCTGGCCGCCATTGGAGTCAAAGTGGACAAGCTGCTCACCACCAACCAGGATGCAGCGTACTGCAGCACCATGAACCAGTGA
- the LOC120814376 gene encoding apolipoprotein D isoform X1 produces the protein MPENVSRWSVQGGINKMKAMQVISLTLLVVLVTSAQVLKSGKCPEPAVQANFDASKYLGKWYGIKRLQNSFQKSKCSTALYSLKSYGVLRVLNRGLLDDGNITSVVGTATVKDPSEPAKLEVSFSQHSPPGPYWVLSTDYEGHSLVYSCKDNGLVSRELVWILSRGPTLPEETLQELEGILSSIGVDVNKMLPNNQNETYCSPMYEQAETLPLQPLQD, from the exons ATGCCTGAGAACGTGTCACGCTGGAGCGTCCAAG GTGGTATTAACAAGATGAAGGCCATGCAGGTGATTTCCTTGACTCTTCTGGTTGTCTTGGTAACCAGCGCTCAAGTGTTGAAGTCCGGCAAATGTCCCGAACCAGCTGTTCAGGCCAACTTTGACGCTTCCAAG TACCTTGGCAAGTGGTACGGGATCAAGAGGCTGCAAAATTCCTTCCAGAAAAGCAAGTGCAGCACTGCCCTCTACAGCCTGAAGAGTTATGGAGTCCTCAGGGTCCTCAACAGAGGGCTGCT tGACGATGGAAACATCACTTCTGTTGTTGGCACTGCCACGGTCAAGGACCCCTCTGAGCCTGCCAAGCTGGAGGTCTCCTTCTCTCAAC ATTCTCCTCCTGGTCCGTACTGGGTGCTGTCCACAGACTATGAGGGTCACTCCCTGGTGTACAGCTGCAAGGATAACGGCCTTGTCAGCAGGGAGCTTGTGTGGATCCTGAGCAGAGGGCCCACTCTGCCCGAGGAGACCTTACAGGAGCTGGAAGGCATCTTGTCCTCGATCGGAGTCGATGTGAACAAGATGCTTCCCAACAACCAGAATGAGACTTACTGCAGCCCAATGTACGAGCAAGCGGAGACACTCCCGTTACAGCCTCTGCAGGACTGA
- the LOC120814376 gene encoding apolipoprotein D isoform X2 — translation MKAMQVISLTLLVVLVTSAQVLKSGKCPEPAVQANFDASKYLGKWYGIKRLQNSFQKSKCSTALYSLKSYGVLRVLNRGLLDDGNITSVVGTATVKDPSEPAKLEVSFSQHSPPGPYWVLSTDYEGHSLVYSCKDNGLVSRELVWILSRGPTLPEETLQELEGILSSIGVDVNKMLPNNQNETYCSPMYEQAETLPLQPLQD, via the exons ATGAAGGCCATGCAGGTGATTTCCTTGACTCTTCTGGTTGTCTTGGTAACCAGCGCTCAAGTGTTGAAGTCCGGCAAATGTCCCGAACCAGCTGTTCAGGCCAACTTTGACGCTTCCAAG TACCTTGGCAAGTGGTACGGGATCAAGAGGCTGCAAAATTCCTTCCAGAAAAGCAAGTGCAGCACTGCCCTCTACAGCCTGAAGAGTTATGGAGTCCTCAGGGTCCTCAACAGAGGGCTGCT tGACGATGGAAACATCACTTCTGTTGTTGGCACTGCCACGGTCAAGGACCCCTCTGAGCCTGCCAAGCTGGAGGTCTCCTTCTCTCAAC ATTCTCCTCCTGGTCCGTACTGGGTGCTGTCCACAGACTATGAGGGTCACTCCCTGGTGTACAGCTGCAAGGATAACGGCCTTGTCAGCAGGGAGCTTGTGTGGATCCTGAGCAGAGGGCCCACTCTGCCCGAGGAGACCTTACAGGAGCTGGAAGGCATCTTGTCCTCGATCGGAGTCGATGTGAACAAGATGCTTCCCAACAACCAGAATGAGACTTACTGCAGCCCAATGTACGAGCAAGCGGAGACACTCCCGTTACAGCCTCTGCAGGACTGA